TGCTTGAAAGGAGCGATAAAAACGCTCCAAAGCAAGTCGTAACCTCTAATCTAACGCAAAAGGCTAAAGATAGAGCTTCTCTCCTAAAAGAAAAAGCAAAAGAACAAACTAGAATCATAAAAGATCGCCTTAAATCCACAGGCGATCAGATAAAAGGCTACAACCTGCCTTTAAGATTAAAGCACGCCTATAAAAAGATAAAGATTAAATCTTTGCGCGCTCTTAAGGAGCAAAATACCTTTGACTCTCTTCCTTCGGATCGATTGGTCTCTTTAACCGAAAAAGAGTGGAATAAACTATGGAAGCGCAATAGGATAGGCGACTATCTGCCCTATTGGGTGTTTGACGAGCAGACGGGAATATATGTAAATAACGATAATAGCTACTCGATCTTATTTGAATGCGCTCCGCGCATAGCGATGGATGGCAAGACCGCCACAAGCTTTGCGGAGATAATCTCTAAATTACCGGATAATCTTATCTTGCAAATCGTTCTGGTAGGCGGCTCGAACAACTGCTGGCGCATTGAAAATTGGAGACAAACCCATCTTAAAAGAGCTATGGAAAACGAACTACTATCAGCCGTTATCAACGATTTAGCTAAGTTTTTCGAGCAAAAACATAAGGAAAAAGCGACGGAGACAATGCTTGCGAAGCTAAAGTCGTTTAGGCTATTCATTTCGCTTAAGGCAGGCGATAAAAATTATAACGCCTTAATCGACTGCGCCTCCTCAACCAAAAGCATTCTCTCTACCAACGGCTTTGCTCCTGTTATCTGCCATCCCGAACGCTTAACGCCGGTTTTATACGAGGCTCTTAACGGCGACGTCGATCCAAGAGAGATACCCGAATATACCCCCGCAAAAGAGCTAAACAGGCAGCTTATCGGAGGAGAGAGCGAGTTCGCCTGCTTTGCGGATCACGTTAGGATAAGCTCTAAAGCCAACAGGCGATTAGACGGCAAAGCCAAAGGCAAGTATTGGCAAGCCTTGTCTCCGCAGACGCTTCCAGAAAGAGCGCATATTTTTGATTTCGGCGATAAGATCGGCGCTAAACTTTCAAATGCTATTAACGCCAATCAGTTTATAGACAGCTTTATTATCTCGGCTACCGTAGCCAAACAACCCTCGCTTAAAACCAAAGCCGTCAGGCGCAACCACTCTACAAACCTTCAGCTTACCTTTTCGGACGCGCTCTTTAGACGACGCGCCAATATCAGAAAAGAAAGCGTGGATATATTAGACCGTATAGACGAAAGAAGAGAGCCGTTATACTCCTTCGACCTAGACGTTTTAGTCTCGGGCGACAGCTACGATCAGTTGCAGTCTAACGTCGCGTCGATTAAAAGCTATTGGCGCCAAGGCGGAAACGAACAGGCAATCAAGCTCGAAGCTATACCAGACGTCAATCAGCTTGCCTTTTTAGCGGCTCTGCCTATGGGCGCCAATAAAGAGTATATAGATACCTGCGGCAAGAGCTTTTCGTACTTTGCCAATCAGATAGCTCAATTCCTACCTCTCGAAGCCGACTATGGCGGCAACGGCGATAATCTAGCGTTTGCCACAAGGAGAGCCGCCCTGTGCCTTATCGATCTGTTTATCTCAAATAATAACTTCAACGCCTATATCGTTGCGGGCGCCGGCGCGGGCAAATCGATGTTGTTGCAATTTATAGCCGCGCTCTCATACGCCAGAGGCGATAGAGTGGTCGCAATAGATATAGGTCGCTCCCAAAAGCGCCTATGCGAGGAGCTTAAAGGTCAGTATTTAGAGGTCGATCCTCTAAATCCTATCAGCTTCAACCCTTTTAGCTCGATTAAAACAAGCGAAGAGCTAGTAGCCGAAATGGGCTATCTGGTCTATTTCTGCTACGCCTTAGGCGCTAATCTAAACGAAGCCCAAGCCGAGAGCGAAAAGAAACTAATAGACAGTTATCTGCCCGCGGCTATAAGGGAGAGTTATAACGAGAAAGGCGCTAGCGCCGAAGTAACGGACGTAAAAAATCTAATGGAAAAACAAGACGACCCCCGTTGCAAGGATTTCGCTCGTCAGATGAGTAGCTATTGCAGAGGCGGTCTGTATGAAAAGTTCTTTATGGGCGAAAGCAAGGCGAACTTTAACGACGATTTTATAGTCGTGGAGCTACAGCCCGTAGAGGATAGTCCGGAGATACGAGACCCTATTATTATGATAGCGCTATACCACCTAAACAAAAGCGCCTTCAAAAGCAAAAGCCTTGATCGCAAACGATTGGTAACAATTATAGACGAAGCGCATAAGTTTCTCGGTAAAAACCCCAGAATGGACAATTTTATCGAGCAAGCCTATAGACGCTATCGCAAGGAGAACGGCTCTATCCTGATCGCCACGCAATCCTTTAGCGACATCTACTCCGAAGCCAACGGGCTAAGCAGAGCGGGAGCGGCGATTACCTCTTGCTCCTCTTGGAACTTTTTTCTCCAACAGTCCGAATCGTCTAAAAATCTGTTGGTTAAGTCTGGGATATTCGGCTTGTCCTCTTACGAGGAACAGCTTATGCGTTCCGTAACCACTAAAAAAGACGAATACAGCGAGATATTTATGACCACCCCCGATAACTTGAGGTTACCGATAAGGCTGATCGTTCCAAGAACTTTCTATTGGCTTACCACCTCCGATCCCGAAGACAAGAAGAAGCTACAAAGAACGATGGATCAGGAGAATGTAACGATCGCCAAAGCCATAGAGATCATAGTCGAGCGCGAGAAAGCCGCTAAGAGGAGATTATAATGACCATATCGATTGACGAAAACAGAGTAAAGCGCGCGACGCTCTATATCGTATGGGCTCTTGTATGCGCGGCTCTGTTGTTCGCGGGGATAAAGTATCTTCCATCGATAATCCTGTCCAAAGCTCCAGCCTTCGCGATCATAAAAACAAGCGACTTAATCCAAGAGGAAAAAGAGCGTTTAATTAAAGACGGCTTTGTTCTCTACCAAAGCCAAACGGACGCGACGATAGAGCAAGCGGCTAAAGACTACTTTGAAAGGGTAAAAAGAATCGCCGCTTTAATCGCCAAAGAGGAAAATCTGATTATATTCGACGACGGAGCGGTTATAGGGGCGCCTGTTGAAAGCGTAGTCGATATTACGCCGTTTGTAAGACGAGAGCTTGAGAAAGCCAAAAACGCTACGCGTTAGGCTTATCTCTCTAGCCCTAGCTCTATCTATTGGAGTTACTCTTCTAGCCGCTATGCTGATCGCTAACGGCAAAGGGTATTATATAGCGATCAACGATAACTACTCCTTTCCTAACCGTATCTACCTAGCAAGAGAGATAACGCCCGACGAGAGAATATGTAGCGACGGACGGTTTAAGCGCGGCTCTCTTGTGATATTTAGGTTGGACGATCGCCTATCGGATACTCCTTACCAAGAGAAGCTAAAAAACCGCGATCTGTTCAAAGAAGTCGTCTGTTTAGAAGGCGATTACCTTCAAAAGGTCGAAAATCGGTTTATCTGTAATAACGAGGAAGTAGCCATTGCTCGACCCAATGATAGCGAGGGCAAGCCTTACGCCGTTAGCTTTGATTACGACGGCGTTATACCGGAGGGGCTGTTATTCGTAACCGCCCCTCATTATATGAGCTTTGATAGCCGCTACTTTGGGTTTGTAGAGGTTAAAGCCGTTAAAGGAGAGATATTATGGGCGATATATTAACTTTCTATAAGAGTTTCAGCCGCTTTGCGTTCGTTTTTATTCTATCGTCCGTTAGCCTGTTCGCAAGCTCTCTTAGCGATCAAATCCAGAGCGCCTTTGACGGCGCGTATGTGCAAAGCGAAGGGGTTATGCGATTTTCCTCTCAGACTAGAGGCTACTATACTTTTGGTCATACAAGGATTAGATT
This Helicobacteraceae bacterium DNA region includes the following protein-coding sequences:
- a CDS encoding TraC family protein, which produces MKLFSKHSAQSETTAQIEESQLAEMNEMLERSDKNAPKQVVTSNLTQKAKDRASLLKEKAKEQTRIIKDRLKSTGDQIKGYNLPLRLKHAYKKIKIKSLRALKEQNTFDSLPSDRLVSLTEKEWNKLWKRNRIGDYLPYWVFDEQTGIYVNNDNSYSILFECAPRIAMDGKTATSFAEIISKLPDNLILQIVLVGGSNNCWRIENWRQTHLKRAMENELLSAVINDLAKFFEQKHKEKATETMLAKLKSFRLFISLKAGDKNYNALIDCASSTKSILSTNGFAPVICHPERLTPVLYEALNGDVDPREIPEYTPAKELNRQLIGGESEFACFADHVRISSKANRRLDGKAKGKYWQALSPQTLPERAHIFDFGDKIGAKLSNAINANQFIDSFIISATVAKQPSLKTKAVRRNHSTNLQLTFSDALFRRRANIRKESVDILDRIDERREPLYSFDLDVLVSGDSYDQLQSNVASIKSYWRQGGNEQAIKLEAIPDVNQLAFLAALPMGANKEYIDTCGKSFSYFANQIAQFLPLEADYGGNGDNLAFATRRAALCLIDLFISNNNFNAYIVAGAGAGKSMLLQFIAALSYARGDRVVAIDIGRSQKRLCEELKGQYLEVDPLNPISFNPFSSIKTSEELVAEMGYLVYFCYALGANLNEAQAESEKKLIDSYLPAAIRESYNEKGASAEVTDVKNLMEKQDDPRCKDFARQMSSYCRGGLYEKFFMGESKANFNDDFIVVELQPVEDSPEIRDPIIMIALYHLNKSAFKSKSLDRKRLVTIIDEAHKFLGKNPRMDNFIEQAYRRYRKENGSILIATQSFSDIYSEANGLSRAGAAITSCSSWNFFLQQSESSKNLLVKSGIFGLSSYEEQLMRSVTTKKDEYSEIFMTTPDNLRLPIRLIVPRTFYWLTTSDPEDKKKLQRTMDQENVTIAKAIEIIVEREKAAKRRL
- a CDS encoding S26 family signal peptidase, which encodes MRKPKTLRVRLISLALALSIGVTLLAAMLIANGKGYYIAINDNYSFPNRIYLAREITPDERICSDGRFKRGSLVIFRLDDRLSDTPYQEKLKNRDLFKEVVCLEGDYLQKVENRFICNNEEVAIARPNDSEGKPYAVSFDYDGVIPEGLLFVTAPHYMSFDSRYFGFVEVKAVKGEILWAIY